From the genome of Candidatus Dependentiae bacterium:
CGGACAGAAATTCTCATCATGTTTTTGTTGAACCTGATGGAGAAAATTTAGAAAAAATTTATCCTGCAGGAATTTCAACATCTTTACCATTAGATATTCAGGAAAAATATGTTCGTTCAATTCAAGGCTTTGAGAATGCTATATTCACAGATCCGGGATATGCAATAGAATATGATTTTATTCAACCAAATAATTTAAAACACACTCTTGAAGTTAAAACAGTTGATGGTTTATATTTTGCCGGCCAAGTTAACGGAACAACAGGATATGAAGAAGCTGCAGGACAAGGTATTATTGCCGGAATTAATGCTCACTTAAAAATAAATAATCAAGAACCATTTATATTAAACAGAAATGAAAGTTATATAGCCGTAATGATAGATGATATTATTACAATCGGTGTAGATGAACCATATCGAATGTTTACATCAAGAGCCGAAAGAAGATTGTTGCTGCGTCAAGATAATGTATTTTTACGTTTAATGCCTTACGGCAAAAAACTTAATTTAATAGATAATAATTTATATAATAAATTTTTAATAGAAAAAAATATTATAGAAAAATCTATAGAACTTATTAAAAAACTGGGCACACATAGTGAACTTTTTAAACTATTTCATTCAATAGATTGGACAGTCGATATACAAGATCAAGCAAAAATAATTTTACATGAAAATTTAAATGAAAATTTTAACAATTTTATTAATCTTGATAAACTCACATCAAGAATTTTATTGTGTATTCATGCTGAAATTCGATATGCCGGCTATATTGAAAAAGAAAAAATTGAAGCAGAAAAATTAGTAAAATATCAGACATTAAAAATACCAAGCGAAATTAGCTATTCACAAATGCCCGGTTTATCTGTAGAATTACAGAATAAGTTGAAATTTTATAAGCCGGAAACAATTGCGGCTGCTCAGATTATCCCGGGTATGACGCCAGCAGCAGTTTCTATTTTGATCTTTCAAACAAGAGTCTTGGAAAAACAAATTAAATAAATTTTTTATTTTATAAAGGGTTAATATGTTCAAAAGAATTTTTTTTATTTTTATATTTTTTGCATTATCTCACAACTTAAATTTAAATAGCATGATGGTTATTGATCAATCTAAACCAAACGAACCGAATAATACAATATCTCAAATTGATCAAATTTATTCCCAAATCATGATGGAATTCTTCAGATGGAACATGTCTTTTTGCGATGAAGATGAAGAATCATTTAGAAAAACAATTTCAGAAATTATCAAAAAATACCCAGATGCAACACAAGAAGAAGTAGTAAAAATGTTTATAACAGAATATCTTGTTGATCAAATTTATTCCCAAATCATGATGGAATTCTTCAGATGGAACATGTCTTTTTGCGATGGAGATGAAGAATCATTTAGAAAAACAATTTCAGAAATTATCAAAGAATACCCAGATGCAACACAAGAAGAAGTAGTAAAAATGTCTATAACAGAATATCTTGGTTATTAATATAAGAAATTTTAATATTTATATTTAATATTTAGGTATTTAATGATAAAAGAAAATAAAATAAGTTTAATAACTGCGATATTAATAAATATAAACATAATGATAGGTGCAGGAGTTTTTATGAACCCTGCGCCTTTAACTAATTTTTTGGGAACATTTGGTTTTTTATCATATTTAATAAGTGCACTTTTATTGTTACCAATAGTTTTAACAATAGCAAAATTAGCTGAAAAAAAAGC
Proteins encoded in this window:
- a CDS encoding tRNA uridine-5-carboxymethylaminomethyl(34) synthesis enzyme MnmG, encoding DRNSHHVFVEPDGENLEKIYPAGISTSLPLDIQEKYVRSIQGFENAIFTDPGYAIEYDFIQPNNLKHTLEVKTVDGLYFAGQVNGTTGYEEAAGQGIIAGINAHLKINNQEPFILNRNESYIAVMIDDIITIGVDEPYRMFTSRAERRLLLRQDNVFLRLMPYGKKLNLIDNNLYNKFLIEKNIIEKSIELIKKLGTHSELFKLFHSIDWTVDIQDQAKIILHENLNENFNNFINLDKLTSRILLCIHAEIRYAGYIEKEKIEAEKLVKYQTLKIPSEISYSQMPGLSVELQNKLKFYKPETIAAAQIIPGMTPAAVSILIFQTRVLEKQIK